The following are encoded together in the Actinoplanes sp. N902-109 genome:
- a CDS encoding copper transporter produces MINFRYHVVSLTAVFLALAIGLVVGTTALNGPVSDALKSRVDALSKDNSNYRDQANQYREELDSSADFATELAPALLNGKLTDRRVLVVVLPTGKDYADGVTSMLKVAGATITGRLTVEDKFFDPANSLELLELAERASRPTASTEGLPLNSDGVETSSALLSVALLQKSPAVSPEDLTAVLTAYTEPGYVTPSDDIAAGAEATVVVSGLPPVDRDAAKKNQNAVMLTTQFVKDHPVVVAGNGIGEGNLVSAVRGDPFLVKQVSTVDNASGKQGQLTTALTVIERLVQGKVGQYGLEAGASSKVPKVAG; encoded by the coding sequence GTGATCAACTTCCGGTACCACGTGGTGTCGCTCACCGCGGTGTTCCTCGCCCTGGCGATCGGGCTGGTGGTGGGCACGACCGCGCTCAACGGCCCGGTGTCCGACGCGCTCAAGAGCCGTGTCGACGCGCTGAGCAAGGACAACAGCAACTACCGCGACCAGGCCAACCAGTATCGCGAGGAACTCGACAGCAGTGCGGACTTCGCCACCGAGCTGGCCCCGGCGCTGCTCAACGGCAAGCTCACCGATCGGCGGGTGCTGGTCGTGGTGCTGCCCACCGGCAAGGACTACGCCGACGGGGTGACCTCGATGCTCAAGGTCGCCGGGGCCACGATCACCGGCCGGCTCACCGTCGAGGACAAGTTCTTCGACCCCGCGAACTCGTTGGAGCTGCTGGAGCTGGCCGAGCGCGCGTCACGCCCGACGGCGTCGACCGAGGGGCTGCCGCTCAACAGCGACGGCGTCGAGACCTCCAGTGCCCTGCTGTCGGTGGCGCTGCTGCAGAAGTCGCCGGCGGTCAGCCCCGAGGACCTGACGGCGGTCCTCACGGCGTACACGGAACCGGGTTATGTCACCCCGAGTGACGACATCGCGGCCGGCGCCGAGGCGACCGTGGTGGTGTCGGGCCTGCCGCCGGTGGACCGGGACGCGGCCAAGAAGAACCAGAACGCGGTCATGCTCACGACGCAATTCGTCAAGGATCACCCGGTCGTGGTGGCGGGCAACGGCATCGGCGAGGGCAACCTGGTCTCGGCCGTGCGCGGCGACCCGTTCCTGGTCAAGCAGGTCTCCACGGTGGACAACGCGAGCGGCAAGCAGGGCCAGCTCACGACCGCTCTCACGGTGATCGAGCGGCTGGTGCAGGGCAAGGTCGGGCAGTACGGCCTGGAGGCCGGCGCGTCGTCGAAGGTGCCCAAAGTCGCCGGGTGA
- the steA gene encoding putative cytokinetic ring protein SteA — MRLPTLRRTRSVEAGALSGTARLDRRTKRLVGRLRPGDIAVIDHVDIDRVAADSLVAVGVAAVLNAKPSISGRYPNLGPEVLVQAGIVLVDSLGEDVFDALSEGDLISIDGDTILLDGEPVGTGIRQDAESVAKSMADAREGLSVQLEAFAANTMEYLKQERDLLLDGVGVPDIETRIAGRHVLIVVRGYDYKADLDVLRPYIREFKPVLIGVDGGADALVESGYTPDMIIGDMDSVTDDVLRCGAEVVVHAYSDGRAPGLARVQGLGVPATTFPAAATSEDLAMLLADDKGASLIVAVGTHANLVEFLDKGRGGMASTFLTRLKVGGKLVDAKGVSRLYKQNISGSSLLLLVLSAIAAMASAVAVSTIGKAYLSVVSEWWDNLVFQLGQLF, encoded by the coding sequence ATGCGACTTCCCACTTTGCGCCGGACCCGGAGCGTCGAAGCCGGGGCGCTGTCCGGCACCGCGAGACTCGACCGCCGCACCAAGCGGCTGGTCGGGCGGTTGCGCCCGGGTGACATCGCCGTCATCGACCATGTCGACATCGACCGGGTGGCCGCCGACTCGCTGGTTGCCGTCGGCGTCGCGGCGGTGCTGAACGCCAAGCCGTCGATTTCCGGGCGCTACCCGAACCTGGGGCCCGAGGTGCTGGTGCAGGCCGGCATCGTGCTCGTCGACAGCCTCGGCGAGGACGTGTTCGACGCGCTCAGCGAGGGCGACCTGATCAGCATCGACGGCGACACGATCCTGCTCGACGGCGAGCCCGTCGGCACCGGCATCCGGCAGGACGCCGAGAGCGTGGCCAAGTCGATGGCCGATGCCCGTGAGGGCCTGTCGGTGCAGCTCGAGGCGTTCGCCGCGAACACCATGGAATACCTCAAGCAGGAACGCGACCTGCTGCTCGACGGCGTCGGCGTGCCGGACATCGAGACCAGGATCGCCGGGCGGCATGTGCTGATCGTGGTGCGTGGCTACGACTACAAGGCCGACCTGGACGTGCTGCGGCCCTACATCCGCGAGTTCAAGCCGGTGCTGATCGGGGTGGACGGCGGCGCCGACGCGCTGGTGGAGTCCGGCTACACGCCCGACATGATCATCGGTGACATGGACTCGGTCACCGACGACGTGCTGCGGTGCGGGGCCGAGGTGGTGGTGCACGCCTACTCCGACGGGCGGGCGCCGGGGCTGGCCCGGGTGCAGGGGCTGGGGGTGCCGGCGACGACGTTCCCGGCCGCCGCGACCAGCGAGGACCTGGCGATGCTGCTGGCCGACGACAAGGGTGCCTCGCTCATCGTGGCGGTGGGCACGCACGCCAACCTGGTCGAGTTCCTGGACAAGGGGCGCGGCGGCATGGCCTCGACCTTCCTCACCCGGTTGAAGGTGGGTGGCAAGCTGGTCGACGCCAAGGGGGTCAGCCGGCTCTACAAGCAGAACATCTCCGGGTCGTCGCTGCTGCTCCTGGTGCTGTCCGCGATCGCGGCGATGGCGTCCGCGGTGGCCGTGTCCACCATCGGCAAGGCCTATCTCTCCGTGGTGTCCGAGTGGTGGGACAATCTGGTCTTCCAACTAGGACAGCTGTTCTGA